In the Stigmatella erecta genome, one interval contains:
- a CDS encoding MFS transporter — protein MDSALPAPMGSAFAHRDFRLYQAARLFMTLGAQMLSVAVGLHVYGLTHRPLDLGYVGLAQFLPMFLLSPITGDVADRYDRRQVLLGCYVTMVVAMLGLFGLAWGGVTETWPLYGMLVLVGVARAFAGPAGQSLVPHMVPPHQLSSAVAWSSTFFQAGTIIGPSVGGVLYDVLHAQGVYAVCAGLMAAAALLLASMRVHTGRMDPAVNSWQRLLAGLRYVWKQKVVLGAISLDLFAVLLGGAVALLPIYAQDILHTGPWGLGLLRSAPAVGAILVAGWMAFFPLQRNVGVKMLLCVALFGVATVLFGLSRHLVLSLVALVVLGAADMVSVVIRQTLVQLATPAEMRGRVSAVNMVFIGASNELGDFESGATAQWLGVVPSVVVGGVGTCVVVALWAWLFPALLRISRTDEVRPLRG, from the coding sequence ATGGACAGTGCCCTGCCGGCACCGATGGGCTCCGCTTTCGCACACCGCGACTTCCGGCTGTACCAGGCGGCCCGCCTCTTCATGACGTTGGGCGCGCAGATGCTGTCGGTGGCCGTGGGGCTTCACGTCTACGGCCTCACCCACCGGCCCCTGGACTTGGGGTACGTGGGGCTCGCACAGTTCCTGCCCATGTTCCTCCTGTCCCCCATCACCGGGGACGTGGCGGACCGGTATGACCGGCGCCAGGTGCTCCTGGGCTGCTACGTCACCATGGTGGTGGCGATGCTGGGCCTGTTCGGGCTGGCCTGGGGCGGGGTGACGGAGACCTGGCCCCTCTATGGGATGCTCGTGCTCGTGGGCGTGGCGCGTGCCTTCGCGGGGCCGGCGGGCCAGTCGCTCGTGCCCCACATGGTGCCCCCGCATCAGCTCTCCAGCGCGGTGGCCTGGAGCTCCACCTTCTTCCAGGCGGGCACCATCATCGGCCCCTCCGTGGGCGGGGTGCTCTACGACGTGCTGCACGCGCAGGGCGTGTACGCGGTGTGTGCCGGGCTGATGGCCGCCGCGGCGCTGCTGCTCGCCTCGATGCGGGTGCACACCGGGCGCATGGACCCGGCGGTGAACTCCTGGCAGCGGCTGCTGGCGGGGCTGCGCTACGTGTGGAAGCAGAAGGTGGTGCTGGGGGCCATCTCGCTGGACCTGTTCGCGGTGCTGCTCGGCGGGGCGGTGGCCCTCTTGCCCATCTACGCCCAGGACATCCTGCACACGGGGCCCTGGGGGCTGGGCCTGCTGCGCAGCGCGCCGGCGGTGGGCGCCATCCTCGTGGCCGGGTGGATGGCCTTCTTCCCGCTCCAGCGCAACGTGGGCGTGAAGATGCTGCTGTGCGTGGCGCTCTTTGGCGTGGCCACGGTGCTCTTCGGGCTCTCGCGCCACCTGGTGCTGTCGCTCGTGGCCCTGGTGGTGCTGGGGGCCGCGGACATGGTGAGCGTGGTGATTCGCCAGACGCTGGTGCAGCTGGCCACCCCCGCGGAGATGCGCGGCCGGGTGAGCGCCGTGAACATGGTGTTCATCGGGGCCTCCAACGAGCTGGGCGACTTCGAGTCCGGGGCCACGGCCCAGTGGCTGGGCGTGGTGCCCTCGGTGGTGGTGGGCGGCGTGGGCACCTGCGTGGTGGTGGCGCTGTGGGCCTGGCTCTTCCCGGCCCTGCTGCGCATCTCCCGCACGGACGAGGTGCGGCCCCTGCGCGGGTGA
- a CDS encoding OmpA family protein, with the protein MRRQAWRPWALLGGVVALSGAGGVLAVNSLSALEARNAQLEQEANESEARVAELQALRVSMERRLRVLEQQQQGAGLLAVDPRKAREQNAQMMRRETARLNLTTALKDELARGDAWLDTVGTEALRLELSERLLFEPGQSGLTPRGTEVLGRAGGVLAAVEGHAVEVAAHTDERPQSSEGEAGETSWELSTARAATVVRALHEGPGRLAPERLSATGHASFRPVVPSDSPVNRLRNRRVTLLLRPLPEPPAAPGPALAPASSPPAGKKTALR; encoded by the coding sequence GTGCGACGCCAGGCCTGGCGGCCCTGGGCCTTGCTGGGCGGCGTGGTGGCGCTGAGCGGGGCCGGCGGGGTGCTGGCGGTGAACTCCCTGTCGGCGCTGGAGGCCCGCAACGCCCAGCTGGAGCAGGAGGCGAACGAGTCCGAGGCCCGGGTGGCCGAGCTGCAGGCCCTGCGGGTGAGCATGGAGCGCCGGCTCCGGGTGCTGGAGCAGCAGCAGCAGGGCGCAGGCCTCCTCGCGGTGGACCCCCGGAAGGCCCGGGAGCAGAACGCGCAGATGATGCGCCGGGAGACGGCCCGCCTGAACCTGACCACGGCCCTGAAGGACGAGCTGGCCCGGGGGGATGCCTGGCTCGACACGGTGGGCACCGAGGCCCTGCGCCTGGAGCTGTCCGAGCGGCTGCTCTTCGAGCCCGGCCAGTCCGGCCTCACGCCCCGGGGCACCGAGGTGCTGGGCCGGGCCGGGGGCGTGCTCGCCGCGGTGGAGGGCCACGCGGTGGAGGTGGCCGCCCACACCGATGAGCGGCCCCAGTCCTCGGAGGGCGAGGCGGGGGAGACGAGCTGGGAGCTGTCCACGGCGCGGGCCGCCACCGTCGTCCGCGCGCTCCACGAGGGCCCCGGCCGGCTCGCCCCGGAGCGGCTGAGCGCCACGGGCCACGCCTCCTTCCGGCCGGTGGTGCCCTCGGACTCGCCCGTGAACCGGCTGCGCAACCGGCGGGTGACGCTGCTGCTCCGCCCCCTGCCCGAGCCCCCGGCGGCACCAGGCCCTGCGCTCGCCCCGGCGTCCTCCCCCCCCGCCGGGAAGAAGACGGCCCTGCGCTGA
- a CDS encoding nucleotidyltransferase family protein: MKAVAIILAAGEARRMAHPKALIEHEGGKSFLQSLASTFGKAGCSVLGVTGKDAEAVREQHPSMVLVHSEHWQEGLLASLKAGLSAALEEGAEVVLVHPVDMPAVRASTLKSLLKVRGETEEGLRPEFEGAPGYPLVLSRAAAERLVASPAAQLEGALSEVKLRRVPVKDPGVVVNINTPDTYERLFGSPPKLAPPPKRRVKRSSSSGMSSLPPSADVEMSASPEE; the protein is encoded by the coding sequence ATGAAGGCAGTGGCGATCATCCTTGCGGCAGGGGAGGCCCGGCGGATGGCCCACCCCAAGGCACTCATCGAGCACGAGGGGGGCAAAAGTTTTCTCCAATCCCTGGCATCCACTTTCGGGAAGGCGGGGTGCTCGGTCCTGGGGGTGACCGGCAAGGACGCGGAGGCGGTGAGGGAGCAGCACCCCTCGATGGTGCTGGTGCACAGCGAGCACTGGCAGGAGGGGCTCCTGGCGTCCCTCAAGGCGGGCCTGTCGGCCGCGCTGGAGGAGGGGGCCGAGGTGGTGCTGGTGCACCCGGTGGACATGCCCGCGGTGCGGGCCTCCACGCTCAAGTCCCTGCTCAAGGTGCGGGGCGAGACGGAGGAGGGGCTGCGGCCCGAGTTCGAGGGGGCCCCGGGCTACCCGCTGGTGCTCTCGCGCGCGGCGGCCGAGCGGCTCGTGGCGAGCCCCGCGGCACAGCTCGAGGGCGCGCTCTCGGAGGTGAAGCTGCGGCGGGTGCCGGTGAAGGACCCGGGCGTGGTGGTCAACATCAACACGCCAGACACCTATGAGCGGCTCTTCGGCTCGCCCCCGAAGCTGGCGCCGCCGCCCAAGCGGCGCGTGAAGCGGTCCTCCTCCTCGGGGATGTCGTCCCTGCCGCCCTCGGCGGATGTGGAGATGTCGGCCTCGCCGGAGGAGTGA
- a CDS encoding aminotransferase class IV, whose amino-acid sequence METAKNSVVFFNGRFVPDTEAQVSVHERGYLFGDAAFETLRGYGGHVFRLGRHLERLAHSARVLGLKLPGSLEVLAGQVREAVARSAQADCAIRVTLSRGEGGAGISTKGFEHPVFSITVKPLRAYPEEAYAKGIRTRVVGPRKVPAECLDPTIKSGGAYLPSIIARQELDRVGMVEGVQLAVAGHVVSGLVSNVFAVSGTRLLTPDVASGCLPGITREALLQLAPSVGLEPTETRLPLEALLQADELFFSNSLMECLPVQQLDEHSFPTAPGPFTRKLRAALHQLIHHEKQAST is encoded by the coding sequence TTGGAAACAGCGAAAAACAGCGTCGTCTTCTTCAACGGCCGCTTCGTCCCGGACACGGAGGCCCAGGTTTCCGTACATGAGCGGGGCTACCTGTTCGGGGACGCGGCCTTCGAGACGCTGCGGGGCTACGGGGGCCACGTGTTCCGCCTGGGGCGGCACCTGGAGCGCCTGGCGCACTCGGCCCGGGTGCTGGGGCTGAAGCTGCCGGGCTCCCTGGAGGTGCTGGCGGGCCAGGTGCGCGAGGCCGTGGCGCGCAGCGCGCAGGCGGACTGCGCCATCCGCGTCACGCTGAGCCGGGGCGAGGGCGGGGCGGGCATCAGCACCAAGGGCTTCGAGCACCCGGTGTTCTCCATCACCGTCAAGCCGCTGCGCGCCTACCCCGAGGAGGCGTACGCCAAGGGCATCCGCACCCGCGTGGTGGGCCCGCGCAAGGTGCCGGCCGAGTGCCTGGATCCGACCATCAAGAGCGGCGGGGCGTACCTGCCCAGCATCATCGCGCGCCAGGAGCTGGACCGGGTGGGCATGGTGGAGGGCGTGCAGCTCGCCGTGGCGGGCCACGTCGTCTCGGGGCTGGTGTCCAACGTGTTCGCCGTCTCGGGCACGCGCCTGCTCACGCCGGATGTGGCCAGCGGCTGCCTGCCGGGCATCACCCGCGAGGCGCTGCTGCAGCTGGCGCCCTCCGTGGGGCTGGAGCCCACCGAGACGCGGCTGCCCCTGGAGGCCCTGCTGCAGGCTGACGAGCTGTTCTTCTCCAACTCACTCATGGAGTGCCTGCCCGTCCAGCAACTCGACGAGCACTCCTTTCCCACGGCGCCCGGGCCTTTCACCCGCAAGCTGCGCGCCGCCCTCCATCAACTCATCCATCACGAGAAGCAAGCTTCGACATGA
- a CDS encoding CBS domain-containing protein → MATCRTRNSALISCAVTLFPSDTVLASLQVMQRYGLAVLPVVDEARGELIAEVTEAELCRVAARLPLLRVAEILTAKALAAEEGMTGAGELPVPLMAAEGGQAWLH, encoded by the coding sequence TTGGCGACGTGCCGCACTCGTAACTCCGCTCTCATCTCTTGCGCTGTGACCCTTTTCCCGAGCGATACGGTGCTCGCTTCACTCCAGGTGATGCAGCGGTATGGACTGGCAGTGTTGCCCGTGGTGGATGAAGCGCGGGGCGAGCTGATCGCCGAGGTGACCGAGGCGGAGCTTTGCCGGGTTGCGGCACGGCTGCCGCTGTTGCGTGTGGCTGAAATTTTGACGGCCAAGGCCCTGGCGGCGGAGGAAGGAATGACCGGGGCGGGGGAGCTGCCCGTGCCGCTGATGGCCGCCGAAGGGGGACAGGCCTGGCTGCACTGA
- a CDS encoding SRPBCC family protein has translation MKVTTSATIDIECPPEQVYDFVTSEEAPAKTFEGTGRIPGVVRTEVVGGGPLREGATCRVHGTDGAVMERLITVLDRPRRHEYQLASGFKKPLSWLLRSGHGVWTFAPNPRGGTHLEWVYVFELTTPLVYPVVSALIKGSFHQSMVRCLQRTRECLVPSETRSAS, from the coding sequence ATGAAGGTCACCACCTCAGCCACCATCGACATCGAGTGCCCGCCCGAGCAGGTCTACGACTTCGTCACCTCCGAGGAGGCGCCGGCGAAGACCTTCGAGGGCACGGGGCGCATCCCGGGCGTCGTCCGCACGGAGGTGGTGGGCGGCGGCCCCCTGCGCGAGGGCGCCACCTGCCGGGTCCACGGCACGGACGGCGCGGTGATGGAGCGGCTCATCACCGTGCTGGACCGTCCCCGGCGCCACGAGTACCAGCTCGCCAGCGGCTTCAAGAAGCCCCTGTCCTGGCTGCTCCGCTCCGGCCACGGGGTGTGGACCTTCGCGCCCAACCCGCGGGGCGGCACCCACCTGGAGTGGGTCTATGTGTTCGAGCTCACCACCCCGCTCGTCTACCCGGTGGTCTCCGCCCTCATCAAGGGCTCGTTCCACCAGTCCATGGTCCGCTGCCTCCAGCGCACGCGCGAGTGCCTCGTCCCCTCGGAAACCCGGAGCGCCTCATAA
- a CDS encoding OmpP1/FadL family transporter, which yields MKKTLSLLTLLAAGTGHAAGFSFDTHSARATSMGFASVASMQDSSAIAYNAANILGVEKLDITAGDLITLPRINFTPEGTTNTQAFDTLLAPPPHAFAVYRLNEKMAVGLGFFVPFAAGSAWPDDFAFRTRGYKAQMALYHFNPTFAYQAHPRLRVGVGLSVVRGTVTIERKLNFVGSEGTVELGGDSWGLAYNAGIQLTLLDKLLHFGGQFRGPSALTFKGNADFRDIPPAFQTQLKDQKIESTVDFPGSASLGLLFTPSERLSFAFDAKLMLWSTFEEFTISFEDPAITSPLTKNWENTWNFHLGAEFKVTENFQVRLGTAYDRAPSPESTLSPDLPDADRYRIAAGLGYALNPVRVDLGYQYIFLGNTKSTVPGITGAYDGDGHIFGLTVGYSMK from the coding sequence ATGAAGAAGACACTCTCTCTCCTCACCCTGCTCGCCGCCGGCACCGGTCACGCCGCGGGCTTCTCCTTCGACACCCACAGCGCCCGCGCCACCAGCATGGGCTTCGCCTCGGTCGCCAGCATGCAGGACTCGTCGGCGATCGCTTACAACGCCGCCAACATCCTGGGCGTGGAGAAGCTCGACATCACCGCGGGGGACCTCATCACCCTGCCGCGCATCAACTTCACCCCCGAAGGCACCACGAACACCCAGGCCTTCGACACGCTGCTGGCGCCCCCGCCGCACGCGTTCGCCGTCTACCGGCTCAACGAGAAGATGGCGGTGGGCCTGGGGTTCTTCGTCCCGTTCGCCGCCGGCTCCGCCTGGCCGGACGACTTCGCCTTCCGCACCCGCGGCTACAAGGCGCAGATGGCCCTCTACCACTTCAACCCCACCTTCGCGTACCAGGCGCACCCGCGGCTGCGCGTGGGCGTGGGCCTGAGCGTCGTCCGGGGCACGGTGACCATCGAGCGCAAGCTCAACTTCGTGGGCAGCGAGGGCACCGTCGAGCTGGGCGGCGACTCGTGGGGCCTGGCCTACAACGCCGGCATCCAGCTCACCCTCCTGGACAAGCTGCTGCACTTCGGTGGCCAGTTCCGCGGCCCCTCGGCGCTCACCTTCAAGGGCAACGCGGACTTCCGGGACATTCCCCCCGCCTTCCAGACGCAGCTCAAGGACCAGAAGATCGAATCGACGGTGGACTTCCCGGGCTCCGCCAGCCTGGGCCTGCTCTTCACGCCCAGCGAGCGGCTGTCGTTCGCCTTCGACGCGAAGCTGATGCTCTGGTCCACCTTCGAGGAGTTCACCATCTCCTTCGAGGACCCGGCCATCACCAGCCCGCTCACCAAGAACTGGGAGAACACGTGGAACTTCCACCTCGGCGCGGAGTTCAAGGTGACGGAGAACTTCCAGGTGCGCCTGGGCACCGCGTATGACCGGGCCCCCAGCCCCGAGAGCACCCTGTCGCCCGACTTGCCCGACGCCGACCGCTACCGCATCGCCGCGGGCCTCGGCTACGCCCTCAACCCCGTCCGCGTGGACCTGGGCTACCAGTACATCTTCCTGGGCAACACCAAGAGCACCGTGCCCGGCATCACCGGCGCCTACGACGGCGATGGCCACATCTTCGGCCTCACCGTCGGCTACTCCATGAAGTAG
- a CDS encoding HAD family hydrolase has product MGIRCVVLDFDGTFTDVAAEGAPFVHHFKRHLGEVLGRDEATVEAAWREEEAAVLAGAHAFGWDIGGRTVAPATADPYLLSNCVARQLMSRYGVMPEQAPRDEALQGLYREAYKLTGTAFKPEAKEVLEALLATGLPVWVVTNAHTDLVDAKLDRLAPKGRERLKVKGDARKYLIQPPAAVDARFSSVPETLSFAKELLPRPVYLRRGPYYEALSGIWESTGTGPESTLVAGDIYELDLALPAVLGAHVQFVARDNALPYELKAMELLGPRGGSDRSLRAILPRLQG; this is encoded by the coding sequence ATGGGCATCAGGTGCGTGGTACTGGACTTCGACGGAACCTTCACCGACGTGGCGGCGGAGGGGGCTCCCTTCGTGCACCACTTCAAGCGCCACCTGGGCGAGGTGCTGGGCCGGGACGAGGCCACCGTGGAGGCCGCCTGGCGCGAGGAGGAGGCGGCGGTGCTCGCCGGGGCGCACGCGTTCGGCTGGGACATTGGCGGCCGGACGGTGGCGCCCGCCACGGCGGACCCCTACCTGCTGTCCAACTGCGTGGCGCGCCAGCTGATGAGCCGCTACGGGGTGATGCCGGAGCAGGCCCCGCGCGACGAGGCGCTCCAGGGCCTGTACCGCGAGGCCTACAAGCTCACGGGCACGGCCTTCAAGCCCGAGGCGAAGGAGGTGCTGGAGGCGCTGCTCGCCACGGGGCTGCCGGTGTGGGTGGTGACCAACGCGCACACGGACCTGGTGGATGCCAAGCTGGACCGGCTGGCGCCGAAGGGGCGCGAGCGCCTGAAGGTGAAGGGCGATGCGCGCAAGTACCTCATCCAGCCGCCGGCCGCCGTGGATGCGCGCTTCTCCTCGGTGCCCGAGACGCTCTCCTTCGCGAAGGAGCTGCTGCCGCGCCCCGTCTACCTGCGGCGGGGGCCGTACTACGAGGCCCTGAGCGGCATCTGGGAGAGCACCGGCACCGGGCCCGAGTCCACGCTGGTGGCGGGCGACATCTACGAGCTGGACCTGGCGCTGCCGGCGGTGCTCGGCGCGCACGTGCAGTTCGTCGCGCGCGACAACGCGCTGCCGTACGAGCTGAAGGCGATGGAGCTTTTGGGGCCGCGCGGCGGCTCGGACCGGAGCCTGCGCGCCATCCTGCCCCGCCTCCAGGGCTGA
- a CDS encoding patatin-like phospholipase family protein gives MSVKLNTPPAPGSPRRPQDSQTPQSPAKAESANPLARLGQGLQRVAQQAEAHVQSRVDAFEARLPSLPRPAAAAGAKPWEGITLTGKPLQIPLDKLLSVDLGQVRKILERVVPQKIRNDEAQQLVGQTKDFRDTLSQVRSLSTELQLVPPSHPRHAEVKAALAKAENALQAQSGYTRATAPKPGALWVDPQFMGPELPGGKLSAAKLPTGTPVTKPPEPLDFLFGRGPGAAAKAQAYQQSVAARRGELGMPVQDGKPIGVHMSLEGGGGKGKRYAAMLAEMQELGVVPVSLSGTSAGSIAAAFAATGASAKQIEDVAKDPRLQSFYDLDLDMKDGGLLNGKAAYDMFDQKLRELTGIKDRPVTFADLKVPLQLVAAKTYDSAAANGFPTAKDRTFVFSQETTPDTPVALAMRASMAIPGVFEPVQMVDPTTGRSMHLVDGGTLDNLPMGYGKHGLPQLGAALVERDSNHPSNGLARPKALPTGQLDATNVLWNAVNGYTFLKDNATSAADFRDRTAPGPNQFMLSLPTWNLDNPTQGNSTLGFGYDAKVDPTLDKQTRQVTQDFLKGFMDDLRVPGARGTNVTTAIPKNLHFAEQVSVRGQRYDVAYTGGDTLRAVNTATGKQMELKLGQQKIESMYLDHLAFGDLNAQLAHALSDPRSVKPSWLPF, from the coding sequence ATGTCCGTCAAACTGAACACGCCCCCGGCCCCCGGGTCGCCCCGGCGTCCCCAGGATTCCCAGACGCCGCAGTCCCCGGCGAAGGCGGAGTCCGCCAACCCCCTGGCCCGGCTCGGCCAGGGCCTGCAGCGCGTGGCCCAGCAGGCCGAGGCCCACGTCCAGTCGCGGGTGGATGCGTTCGAGGCGCGCCTGCCCTCGCTGCCGCGCCCCGCGGCCGCCGCCGGCGCCAAGCCCTGGGAGGGCATCACCCTCACCGGCAAGCCGCTGCAGATCCCGCTCGACAAGCTGCTGTCGGTGGACCTGGGCCAGGTGCGCAAGATTCTCGAGCGCGTCGTGCCGCAGAAGATCCGCAATGACGAGGCGCAGCAGCTCGTGGGCCAGACGAAGGACTTCCGGGACACGCTCTCGCAGGTGCGCTCGCTCTCCACGGAGCTGCAGCTCGTGCCCCCCAGCCACCCGCGCCACGCCGAGGTGAAGGCGGCGCTCGCCAAGGCCGAGAACGCGCTCCAGGCCCAGTCCGGCTACACCCGCGCCACCGCCCCCAAGCCGGGCGCCCTGTGGGTGGATCCGCAGTTCATGGGCCCGGAGCTGCCGGGCGGAAAGCTCTCCGCCGCGAAGCTGCCCACGGGCACGCCGGTGACGAAGCCGCCCGAACCGCTGGACTTCCTCTTCGGCCGCGGGCCCGGGGCGGCCGCCAAGGCCCAGGCCTACCAGCAGTCGGTGGCCGCGCGGCGCGGCGAGCTGGGCATGCCCGTGCAGGACGGCAAGCCCATCGGCGTGCACATGAGCCTGGAGGGCGGCGGCGGCAAGGGCAAGCGCTACGCGGCCATGCTCGCGGAGATGCAGGAGCTGGGCGTGGTGCCCGTGAGCCTGAGCGGCACCTCCGCGGGCTCCATCGCCGCGGCGTTCGCGGCCACGGGCGCCTCCGCCAAGCAGATCGAAGACGTGGCGAAGGACCCCCGGCTCCAGTCGTTCTATGACTTGGACCTGGACATGAAGGATGGTGGCCTGCTCAACGGCAAGGCCGCCTACGACATGTTCGACCAGAAGCTGCGGGAGCTGACCGGCATCAAGGACCGGCCCGTCACCTTCGCGGACCTGAAGGTGCCGCTGCAGCTCGTGGCCGCGAAGACGTACGACAGCGCGGCGGCCAACGGCTTTCCCACCGCCAAGGACCGCACCTTCGTCTTCAGCCAGGAGACGACGCCCGACACGCCGGTGGCGCTCGCCATGCGCGCCTCCATGGCCATTCCGGGCGTCTTCGAGCCGGTGCAGATGGTGGACCCCACCACGGGCCGCAGCATGCACCTGGTGGATGGCGGCACCCTGGACAACCTGCCCATGGGCTACGGCAAGCACGGGCTGCCGCAGCTCGGCGCGGCGCTGGTGGAGCGCGACTCCAACCACCCGTCCAACGGCCTGGCCCGGCCCAAGGCGCTGCCCACCGGCCAGCTGGATGCCACCAACGTCCTGTGGAACGCCGTCAACGGCTACACGTTCCTCAAGGACAACGCCACGAGCGCGGCGGACTTCCGGGACCGCACCGCGCCGGGGCCCAACCAGTTCATGCTGAGCCTGCCCACGTGGAACCTGGACAACCCCACGCAGGGCAACAGCACGCTGGGCTTCGGCTATGACGCGAAGGTGGACCCCACCCTGGACAAGCAGACGCGCCAGGTGACGCAGGACTTCCTCAAGGGCTTCATGGACGACCTGCGCGTGCCGGGCGCCCGGGGCACCAACGTCACCACCGCCATCCCCAAGAACCTGCACTTCGCCGAGCAGGTGTCCGTCCGCGGCCAGCGCTATGACGTGGCCTATACCGGCGGCGACACCCTGCGGGCCGTCAACACCGCCACCGGCAAGCAGATGGAGCTGAAGCTCGGCCAGCAGAAGATCGAGTCCATGTACCTGGACCACCTGGCCTTCGGCGACCTGAACGCCCAGCTGGCCCACGCGCTGAGCGACCCGCGCAGCGTCAAGCCCTCCTGGCTGCCGTTCTGA
- the atpA gene encoding F0F1 ATP synthase subunit alpha, whose product MEIRADEISRIIREQIKDYGKKVTVAETGTVLSVGDGIARIYGLEGVQAGELVEFSNGVRGLVLNLEEDNVGVAIMGDFKDIREGDSVKRTAQIASVPVGKGLLGRVVNALGEPLDGKGPIQAAETRRLEIKAPGIVKRKSVHEPLQTGIKALDALVPIGRGQRELIIGDRQTGKTAVAVDAIINQKGLNVYCIYVAIGQKQSTVAQVVDKLSKFGALEYTTVVAANASDPAPMQFFAPYTGVTMGEYFRDNKMHALIVYDDLSKQAVAYRQLSLLLRRPPGREAYPGDVFYIHSRLLERAAKLSDAEGAGSLTALPIIETQAGDVSAYIPTNVISITDGQIFLETDLFFAGVRPAINVGLSVSRVGSAAQIKAMKQVAGSMKLELAQYRELAAFAQFGSDLDKATQETLARGARLTELLKQGQYEPMPVEKQVLQIYAATNKDDPGKRGWIRNVPVADVPRWMKEFIDFIEGKHPQLLADMTAKREFTGDIKTALNKVITEFNDVFQPTPGAKA is encoded by the coding sequence ATGGAAATCCGCGCCGACGAGATCAGCAGAATCATCCGCGAGCAGATCAAGGACTACGGCAAGAAGGTCACCGTCGCCGAGACCGGCACCGTGCTGTCGGTCGGTGACGGTATCGCCCGCATCTACGGCCTGGAAGGCGTGCAGGCCGGTGAGCTGGTGGAGTTCTCCAACGGGGTCCGCGGCCTGGTGCTGAACCTGGAAGAGGACAACGTCGGCGTGGCCATCATGGGTGACTTCAAGGACATCCGCGAGGGTGACTCCGTGAAGCGCACCGCGCAGATCGCCTCGGTGCCGGTGGGCAAGGGCCTGCTGGGCCGCGTGGTGAACGCGCTCGGCGAGCCGCTGGACGGCAAGGGCCCCATCCAGGCCGCGGAGACGCGCCGCCTGGAGATCAAGGCGCCCGGCATCGTCAAGCGCAAGAGCGTGCACGAGCCCCTGCAGACGGGCATCAAGGCGCTGGACGCGCTGGTGCCGATCGGCCGCGGGCAGCGCGAGCTCATCATCGGTGACCGCCAGACGGGCAAGACGGCCGTCGCGGTGGACGCCATCATCAACCAGAAGGGCCTGAACGTTTACTGCATCTACGTGGCCATCGGGCAGAAGCAGTCCACGGTGGCGCAGGTGGTGGACAAGCTCTCCAAGTTCGGCGCGCTGGAGTACACCACGGTGGTGGCCGCCAACGCCTCGGACCCGGCCCCCATGCAGTTCTTCGCGCCCTACACCGGCGTGACCATGGGCGAGTACTTCCGCGACAACAAGATGCACGCGCTCATCGTGTACGACGACCTGTCCAAGCAGGCCGTGGCCTACCGCCAGCTGTCGCTGCTGCTGCGCCGCCCGCCGGGACGCGAGGCCTACCCGGGCGACGTGTTCTACATCCACAGCCGCCTGCTGGAGCGCGCCGCCAAGCTGTCGGACGCCGAGGGTGCGGGCTCGCTCACCGCGCTGCCCATCATCGAGACGCAGGCCGGTGACGTGTCCGCCTACATCCCGACGAACGTCATCTCCATCACCGACGGGCAGATCTTCCTCGAGACGGACCTGTTCTTCGCGGGCGTGCGCCCGGCCATCAACGTGGGCCTCTCGGTGTCGCGCGTGGGCAGCGCGGCGCAGATCAAGGCGATGAAGCAGGTGGCAGGCTCCATGAAGCTGGAGCTGGCGCAGTACCGCGAGCTGGCGGCCTTCGCGCAGTTCGGCTCGGACCTCGACAAGGCGACGCAGGAGACGCTGGCGCGCGGCGCCCGCCTGACGGAGCTGCTCAAGCAGGGCCAGTACGAGCCCATGCCCGTCGAGAAGCAGGTGCTGCAGATCTACGCGGCGACGAACAAGGACGACCCGGGCAAGCGCGGGTGGATCCGCAACGTGCCCGTGGCGGACGTGCCCCGCTGGATGAAGGAGTTCATCGACTTCATCGAGGGCAAGCACCCGCAGCTGCTGGCGGACATGACCGCCAAGCGCGAGTTCACCGGCGACATCAAGACGGCGCTGAACAAGGTCATCACCGAGTTCAACGACGTGTTCCAGCCGACCCCGGGCGCCAAGGCGTAA